The Symphalangus syndactylus isolate Jambi chromosome 23, NHGRI_mSymSyn1-v2.1_pri, whole genome shotgun sequence genome has a window encoding:
- the LOC134735712 gene encoding putative uncharacterized protein ZNRD1-AS1 isoform X1, which yields MKLDRLAWSTSSKDPRIAAGQQSPLEKKILSLGGVHTTAARQLIIQKYQEECEILCREQAVSLDYWLAKAESYYNKIIVEMMEEETGNEIKKKMEEKTTQSVEGLKQYYLVPEREMKHVERHVHQTGKAGEFKNKSFRQVLRPPNETKLPKIMPEGHGIQNAQRRKQVNEREQMQIKDHQERMIQGRELTEQRLKERILRRSQSQLLTYEKHERVKKEIKEFERVIAYPLFQPCSGSWIKVNILMEKSQNGEKVNTIVKPYQRKFLAMPPFLRSQIGKIRD from the exons ATTGGCCTGGAGTACATCATCTAAAGATCCTAGGATTGCTGCAGGTCAGCAGTCTCCACTGGAAAAAAAGATATTG AGTCTAGGTGGTGTACATACAACAGCAGCAAGACAGTTGATAATTCAGAAATATCAGGAGGAGTGTGAAATACTCTGTAGGGAGCAAGCTGTTTCTCTTGACTACTGGCTTGCCAAAGCAGAgtcttattataataaaataatagtggAAATGATGGAAGAAGAGACAGGcaatgaaatcaagaaaaaaatggaggagaAAACAACCCAAAGCGTAGAAGGACTAAAACAGTACTATTTGGTACCTGAGAGAGAGATGAAACACGTAGAAAGGCACGTACATCAAACAGGAAAGGCTGGAGAATTTAAGAACAAATCATTTAGACAAGTACTACGACCCCCCAATGAAACAAAATTACCAAAAATTATGCCAGAAGGGCATGGCATCCAGAACGCACAGAGAAGAAAGCAGGTAAATGAGAGGGAACAGATGCAGATTAAGGATCACCAGGAACGCATGATTCAAGGGAGAGAACTTACAGAGCAAAGACTCAAGGAAAGAATCTTGAGAAGAAGCCAGAGCCAGCTACTTACATATGAGAAGCATGAGAGagtaaagaaagagataaaggagTTTGAAAGAGTTATTGCGTATCCTCTTTTCCAACCATGCAGTGGAAGTTGGATTAAAGTGAATATTCTTATGGAAAAGTCTCAGAATGGAGAGAAAGTGAATACAATTGTGAAACCATATCAAAGAAAATTCTTGGCTATGCCGCCCTTTTTAAGAAGtcaaataggaaaaataagagaTTAA
- the LOC134735712 gene encoding uncharacterized protein isoform X2, translating to MKLDRLAWSTSSKDPRIAAGQQSPLEKKILDLCMLLGISEDSEDNFISGNFLFFKKLNIELAYDPAIPLLDTDPKEVKAETKQIFVHHVHNNIIHNCQKIEATEYTSING from the exons ATTGGCCTGGAGTACATCATCTAAAGATCCTAGGATTGCTGCAGGTCAGCAGTCTCCACTGGAAAAAAAGATATTG GATCTCTGCATGCTCTTAGGAATTAGTGAGGACTCTGAAGATAATTTTAT AAGCGGCAactttttattcttcaaaaaattaaacatagaattggcatatgatccagcaattcctcttCTGGATACAGACCCAAAAGAAGTTAAAGCAGAGACCAAGCAGATATTTGTACATCATGTTCATAACAACATTATTCACAACTGCCAAAAGATAGAAGCAACAGAGTATacatccatcaatggatga